From Drosophila santomea strain STO CAGO 1482 chromosome 2R, Prin_Dsan_1.1, whole genome shotgun sequence:
ACAGCCCGTTGACCGCCTGGTGTGGATACTTGGCCGCGTGGAATATCAACTTGGCGTACGCCCGCTCCGAGATCTTGTAGTCGCACATTTTCTCTGAATATTATCTCAATTTATtcggcaaaaaataaaacatgaaTTGGAAATTCGACAACTAGAAAGTGTGACCGCACCGCAGCCGTTCAAATAAACCACAGATGTCAAATACACACTGGAATATACTAACATCCACCAAGAAGGAGCTTTCTGCTAAATGGGTTCCACAAAACATTGTATATAGAAAATGGGATCCAACATAAATTTGttcttaatttctttattgttctcttatttttttaatacttcCAAATTTCCAAAATCGTCTTAATCTTAAGTTGCAGAATACATCTGGTCACATCAATATGGGCGCGCAAACAAAATTTAGATTCCActtcaaattaatttattactCAAACTAATATTTAATTCTAACGTGAATGATGGAAAACATAACTGAATATGTgtaacattttatttcttaaCTGTCCGTCTGCGTCTCGCTCTGGCTTGGCTCTTTTTCCggtttttttatatatgtatattgtaactaaaaaatatttagcaGTTCAGCTGAATGTCCGGCGGAAGACCACCCCGGCCTTCCCATTGGATCCTTGAACACCATCAAACCACACCGATTGGAGAACTACGTCTGGCTTTCATTCAGTATTGCCTTGATGTCGTCAGCGTCCAGCGTCTCGTACTTAAGGAGCGCCTCCGCAAGCGCTTTGTGCTCCTTGGTGTGTTTTCGCAGGATGGCCTTCGCCCGCTCGTAGCTATCGCTAAGGATGCGCTTGATCTCCGCATCCACGGCTTCAATGGTGTTGGGGCCAAGGGTGTCGCCGGTGCCCAGACCCTTGGACGCCTCGATGGTGCGAAGACCGACCTTGTCAGACATGCCCCAGTCCCTGACCATATGCGTGGCGATGGAGGTTGCCTGCTTGAGATCGCTGCTGGCTCCCGAAGTAATCTTTTCTGTTCCGAAGACCAGTTCCTCAGCAGCTCGGCCGCCCATCATGGTATCCATCATGGCCAGCAGCTGCGCCTTTGTGACATGGTAACGCTCCTTCTCCGGTATGTAGGCGGTGTGTCCAAGCGAGGGTCCGCGGGGCATGATGGTCACCTTGTGCAGCGGATGCGACTCCTTGGTGTAGAAGGCCACAATTGCGTGGCCACCCTCGTGGTAAGCGGTTATGGTGTTGGCCTCCTCATCCGGCAGACGAGCCTTTCGCTCGGGTCCCATAAGTACTTTGTCTCGTGCCGTTTCCAAATGCTTCATGCTGACTGTTTCGGCTCCATCAATGGCAGCCCTgcgaaaatgttaaaattatttataactCTCATTTAAATTGTGATCGTATAAAGCTACACAATTTATTCCTTACCTTAACGCTGCTTGGTTGATCATGTTCTCCAGGTCCGCTCCTGTAAATCCAGAGGTGCCGCGCGCCAGCAAGTCCAAGTCGATTTCGTCGTGCAAAATCTTTGTCAGATACAGAGACAATATTTCCTTGCGTCCAGTGAAATCGGGAGTAGACACCATGACTTCTACATCAAATCGACCCGGTCGCAGCAGAGCCTGATCCAAATCGTCGCGACGATTAGTGGCTCCCAGAACAATGACGCCGGCGTTCTGATGGAAGCCATCCATCTCGGAGAGCAGCTGATTGATGGTCTGATTGGCGTAAGGATGCAGAACAGAGTTGGTTCGCTTGGCGCCCACCGAGTCAATTTCGTCGATGAAGATCACACAGGGGGCACGGGCCTTTGCCGCCTCTGCAAGATAGTGCTCTTGTTTAGTTGACCACTTGGGAAAATTTAAGTGCACTTACTGAACAGATCGCGCACTCGCCTGGCTCCTTGGCCCACGAGCACCTCATCGAACTCCGGCCCGGCAGCATGGAAGAAAGGAACTTTGGCTTCACCGGCGACGGCACGGGCCAGCAGTGTTTTGCCAGTACCCGGCGGGCCAACCAGGAGCACTCCTTTTGGAAGCTTTCCGCCCAAATTTGAGAACTTCTCGGGACTCTTAAGGAATTCAACGACCTCCTTGAGCTCCTGCTTGGCTTCGTCGCAACCCTTTACATCCTCGAAAGTGACATTGATCTCCTCCGGGTCCACCTCGACCTGGTTGCCCAGTTGGATGCTGCTGAAAGGAAGGAAAATCAGACGGGTAAAACAAAAGTAATGACGTGGAGGCTCACCGAAATACGGATCCGTTGGAGGTTGTGAAGAAGCTCAGGAAAATGCCCAGGAACACGACGATTACGACGAGAGTCTGTAAAGTCTACGTGACAATTActagaatttatttatcgACACTAAAGAAGACAAAGGCCCTCTGTGGTATTCAAAGTAATCAAAATACACTCGTACCTTTAGATATTTCATAGTTTTTCCCGATTTTGAAGAGTCCTCAGAGTTAGCGGCGGCCAAGTAGCCCTCGGCAAAGGCAATCTTCAGGTTCTcctaaaatacaaaatattagtACGGCCAATAATTGAGGAACTCTATGGTCCTACGGCATTATTGAATCCATGGTCGTCGGATTTGGCCAGCAACCGTCTCAGTTTTTCAGCCTGAAACGGTGTGTCTCCGTCCAGACGCTGGGGTGAGTTAGCCAGGGCATTCTTTAGCCGCGAGGTCATTGTGGGATTGCGCTTTTGTTCCGCCTCAATGGAGCGATCTGTCTTAAAGCCACGTATGTGCTTTCTAATATGAAGGGGTAAACTTTAGGCATAGTTCGTAGATTCGTTCCGTATACTTACAGCTGTTGTTGTGAGAAGAGCGGACGAAGAAGACCTGGCGTAATAGTTGGAATCACCTTGCTGAAAACATAAACCAGGATTAACCAGATCCTAGAAAGGGCAAGTTAACTACGTACACATTGGCGCCTGTGGGCGGTGCACCTGCTGCTCCGGTAAGCGAAACTTCGAACTGATAATTTTGCAGCTGGACCCGACCGATCTGTGTGGCTGGCTCCTCCAACGTGACCCGGACGTCGCGCATGGTGGGCAGAATGCTCGTCACCTTGGCCAGCACCTCATCGACCAGCTGCCGGTCGAGAATGCCATTCAGTCGAGTCGCCCTCTCCACCATGCCCTGTAAGCTGGCGCTCGAGCGACTCAGCAGGTTCCGCAGGTCGAGCACCAGGTCATGACTCCGGCTGGACGTGGACTTGGACAACCGGGCTGCTCCCGCGCTCCCGTGCAGCTTGGTCCGATTCACGGAGTAGTAGTGCGGCTTTCTGCTGAAGTTGCCTAGGTACAGGTAGGGCTGTCACATCACACGCAGTTCCCGATTCAAAGTGTTGGGTGAGAGAAACAGAGCAGTCAGGTGGGCGGTTGTATGAATTGCCGTTGCGCAGGACTTACCACGGAGTGTGTGGTGGTGGAGAACATTGCCAAAActacaaatttcaattaattacaAGGGCAGGCTCAGGTTCGCGGCCAGCAGACGACACAGCTGTAACTTTACTTGACAGCGAAAATGTCATAATCTCGTCGCGTCGTGCGCGTTGCATCCCTGGTTCTGGTGGTGCGCGACTTTCCACCTCTTATCTCAGCACGCGTTCTCCACTTACTGGCAATTTTGAAAAGTGTATTTCTTTGTTGACTGGTGACTTTAATTTTAAGTcttatttggtttttaatttagtttatatATCCAAAACTGCCACTCGCACAGCTGATAGCTTTCGGTTCGATTCAGTACACTGGAGTGAATGGAATgtaaaagtttaatttatacataaatatacaaaattttgtaaaaataaagtgaaagATAATCAACGTCAACTTTGCATGTTACAAAATGTGACATGTTTACTAAGGTCCCATATAAACTAAGTTTTTTGTTCTTTAGTTGTAACTTCTTAAGGAAGGTATAAGAAATTCAAGGTGTACACGAAGTTCTACTATCGAAACCATCGTGCATAGATTGACCATCTCTAGATCTGGAGATGTATAAAAATCTCTGGGCAGTTTCGCCGGCGACCAGGGTTGGCAAGTCGGCTGCGCCGGTAGTTGGTCCGTTATACATTTCACAAATTGTACATTAAATTGTATCACCATGGACTCCCCGCTGAACGATGGCTCTGGGCATCCGCCGCAGCACACCCCCCACCCCCTGGTGAGTGCACTGTGTGCCTTAAACTGCCACTTCCTAAATGTTCGCATCCTTTTCAGGCGGACTATCAGTTTTCCGCGGAGGAGGTGAAGGCGTTACGTGAGTGCAACACGGAGTCATTCTTCCAGCGCAGTCTGCCCTTCGGCACTGGACTGGGCCTGTTGGCCTACTTCGGCGTCAAGAACGGCTATTTGCAGGGACATGGCAAATACGGCGCCGTGCCCAAGGTCGTGATGGGCGTCATTCTGGGCTACTTTGTGGGCAAGTTCAGTTACCAGCAGAAGTGCGCCGAGAAGATCATGCGCCTTCCCAATTCCCACCTGGGTGAGATGCTGCGCCAGCGGAGGCAGGGCGGTGGGGTAATCAGCACCATTACACCGGACGAGAATCTGGGCAGGGCCCTAACTCTGGCCCCATTCTCATCGGGCTCCGCGGACGTTTACAGCGATGAGGCGTATCAGCCTGGAAGGAGCACTGCTCTCAACCTGGACACGGAATCGCGTCCTACTCTGTCCGGTCTGGACGATATTTACCGCCCCACCCTGGACTGTAAGTTTAGCTCATCCGTCTCGTCCTCTATTATGTTTCAATGCATCCTCCTTCCCAGCAGCTGGTTCGATGCTAGAGGCGGAGCTGCCCTTGGAGCCGTCCAAGCCGGGTCAGTCATACGAGGATCTGCGACGAAGGAACCGGGAAGAGTACTCGAAGCATCAGCAGAGCCCCTACTCGCGTCCTTATGAACCACCAGTTCCCGTTCAACAGCGGCCCGTGGAACAGGCACGAAATGAACCCGCTGGGAGGAAGAACCAATACGGCGACTCCTGGACTGATTAAGCTTGCATACTAGGTATTGTTATTTTGTTGGACATAAAGCGCGCATAAAGTTCTGTGGAAAAACGTTATCTATTTACATTGGTTGCGACTGGAATATTGAATTACTTTCGGGCCTGATCGTAGTTTTCTTTGTACCACTTAACCGAAGTTTCAATTGCCGTTTCAAAGTCTGTAAATGCATAGTCCGGCAGGAGAGAGCGAAGCTTGGCATTAGATGCAGTCTTCTTATACTGCCCATCCGCCTTGCTCGTATCACAGACCAATTTTccctaaaaaattaatgagGTTAATCTTATGCCGAGTCACAAATCAGCCACGCTAGCTCaccttaaaattaaatgcttttgCAATGGCCTGAGCCACCTCGAAGATAGTCACCTCTTGCGCCTCGTCCGCGCTCAGAATGATGGGCTCCACGCTTTCGTAGTTCCTGAGCACCCAGATCATCAGCTCTGCCAGGTCTAGAGAGTATACGAACTGCCTCAGTGGCTTCCCGCTTCCAAAAACGGTGAAAACCTTTTCGCTTTCCGGAACGTCAAGCTTCTCGGTAACCAGCTGGTGCATCCTATTGATCATGCCCGGAATGACGTGGCTGACCTCTGGCTTATAGTTGTCGTGAGGACCGAAAATGTTGCATGGAATCACGGAGGTGTATAGCCGGCCATATTTATCATGGTAGGCGTGGTTTTGCACGTCTATCAATCGCTTTGCGTAGGAGTAGCCATAGTTGGAGGGGTGTGGCGGTCCGTTGTGCACCATGGTCTCATCTATGGGGTAGCTGGTTTTGTCCGGAAATATGCAGGTGGACAGGCAGGACACGACCTTGACGCAGCCCTGTTCGTGTGCCGTTTGCAGGACATTGTCGTTTATGAGCAGGTTGTTGCGCTGAAATGGATTCGCATGAAAGTGGTTTTCTAATCACCTATGCGTCTTGGAGCTCACCAGAAAGTCAAGGTTGTTGTTCATGTTGTGGAACAGGCCTCCGACCATTGCAGCCAGGTGGATAACATGCGTCGGCTTCTCACGGGCGAAGAGTGCCTGCGTGGCCTCCAGATTTCTGGAAAGATCTCTGTTTACGGATCTGTTTGATATAGTAACGCCGTAACTTACGTCAAATCTGCATCTTTAGAGCCCGCAAAGTACCATTGCTCATCCGCTGGGGACTGCTCCTTGATCACTGCCTCCAGAGCCTTGCCCACCAGCCCAGTTCCACCTGTGACCAGTActtttttcattgtttttgtgCGATTCCAGAAATCAAATCAACTAGTTTCTTTAATTGTTGCTCAGTGTGACCAGCTTCGTCAAATGCCCGCTAGTCAGTGCTGCCTGTCTGGCCTTTTAGCTATGATTCGTTATCAGTACAAGCCATTTCTAGTTTATTTTCTGCGCACCATTTTGGTCACACTGCGGACAGGTAGTTTTTGTTTATGCGGTGTCGGAAATgcgaaaaacaatttaaatggaTATGGAAACGCAAGTCATAGACACCGTCAACGAGTTTTTGGTAATAGTGAAACCCGGCACCTCGAAAATCTCACCCACTTATCAACGCTTTCCACTTTGCAGAAGGTTGACTCCATTGACGAGGCGTTCGTCAGCGTCATTGTATTCAAGCCAAACAGCGAACATGAACGAGCCACCAGCTTTGCCAATGATTTGGGTAAGTTAACCGGCCTGCTGGGACTCGGATTTCGGTACAAACTATCTGTTTACAGTCACCGCCTTTGGGAACGTGGCGCAGGAGAACCGTGAGCAGGTGCTTCGGCTTTACCTGCTGCGCGCAGCCGGCGCATCCGGCTATCACATTAAGGTGCTGATGGCGGCACTGGTCAAGCTGGTGGATGCACATGTAATCACCGCCAGGATGCTCTGCGACAAGGTGCTGCTGTGCGAGAAACTGGACTTCGAGCACAAGACTTTCTGGATCGAGAGCTTCCGACTGATCAAGCGCGTGATCGTCCAAGTGGACTACAAGGGTGTGCGCGAGATCATGAAGGTGTGCCGCGACAAGGCTCAGTGGTTTCCCCTGAACGTCAACGTGACCTACATGCCGCAGCTATTGGCCGTCGAGGATATACTGCGCTTCATCTTCGATCGCAACAATTGCCTGCTGCCCGCCTACTTCATTGCCAACGAGATTATGCGTCCGTTTCCTTACCACTGGAAACTCAACCGACTGATGACCGACTTTGTCGAGGAGTTCCGCACCACGGCCCAAATGGTTTCGATCATCGGGCATGCCAGCATGCTTCCCATCGTAGAGCATTTCGGCTACGCCGATCATATGATGAACTCCTGGCGCCTGGACCACAACACCCTGAAGTTTAACTTTAAGGGCAGCCTGCCCTACGAGCCAGAGCTACTCGAGGAGCAGAAGCCTCTACTCCGCTACGTTTTGGAGCAGCCCTACTCGAGGGAAATGGTCTCTCAAATGCTGAACTTGCAGAAGCATCAAAAGCAGCGCTACAATGCCTTGGAAGAGCAGCTGGTTAATCTCATAGTACAGGCCATGGAAATGACGGAGGCGAATGACGCCACTGCGGGCAGTGGCTTTAACTCCTCAGACGAGCAGATCACGCCCTACGAGTGGGTGTGGCTGCATCTCTCTTCACAACTGATTTACTTTGTGCTATTCCAATTCGTGAGCTTTATGCACATAGTGTTGGCCCTGCACGAAAAGGTGGGTCATTGGAAAATCAAAACCAATATTTCTTGTAACTAACCACTCTCCACCCATAGCTTTCCAAGCTGGAGCTCCGCAAGGGTCGTGATCAACTGATGTGGATTCTTTTGCAGTTTATATCCGGAAGCATACAGAAAAATCCTGTAAGAACAAAAGTCCTGCTCCCTAACTGATCGATCCTAAATTTAatggcttttatttttagatcACCAATTTCCTGCCCGTGTTCAGGTTGTTTGACCTACTCTATCCTGAGCTAGAGCCACTTAAGCTGCCCGATATCAACAAATCCTCTATGGTTCGCCATATGGCACCCATTTGCGTGTGGATTCACCTGATGAAAAAGGCACGAGTGGAGAATATGAACATCACTAGACCGTTGCCCATTGCACTAAAAAACCATTACGAGTAATGCCTCTATCTTTCCTTTGCTATATGCTTAGATATTAACGTTTTAATCCACAGCTTTCTACAGCACCTGGTCACCGCTAACACCATGATGAACATGACTTTGGGAAACGACTTCCGTATCATTCTCATCTGCAATGCATATTCGACGAATCAGGAGTACTTTGGTCGTCCCATGGGCCTACTGCTGGATGCTCTAAATGGCACTTCAAAATCTCCAAACGGAGGCCAAATACCAGCCGTAACTTTTTCAGTCACGGTTCTGGACAGCCTAACCGTGCACAGCAAAATGTCGTTAATTCACAGCTTCGTAACTCAGATGCTGAAGCAGGCCCAAACAAAGGGTCAAGTTCCAGCGGCTGCGCTACTGGAAACATATGCCAGACTTTTAGTTTATACAGAAATCGAGTCACTCGGCATAAAGGGATTCTTGAGTAAGTAAAACCTGTGGTATTGATCAAACTATATGCTTatgactttttttttatttccctAAAGGTCAATTGATGCCAACAGTGTTTAAACACCATGCGTGGGCCATGCTGCACACTTTGATGGAGATGTTTTCGTACCGACTGCATCATGTGCCTACCCACTACCGCGTTCAATTGCTTTCTCTTCTCCATTCCCTGTCCTCCGTACCGCAGACCAACAAGATGCAGCTTAATCTGTGGTATGTTATAGGTCTGTCAAGTATAAAAATCATGCTAAGTTCTTTTATTCGTTTAGTTTTGAATCTACCGCTCTGCGTCTAATAACCAGCATTGGATCCGCCGAGTTTCAGCCCCAGTTTTCGCGTTACTTTAACGACAAATCTCCTGGAGCCGTGGCCTCTAATGAGAGCGAAGAGCTAAACAGAGTCCTTATCCTTACACTAGCTCGATCCATGCACGTACATGGTGGTGGCGATGAGATGCAGGGGTGGTGCAAGGACTTCCTTTCCAACATCATTCAGCACACGCCACACTCGTGGCCTATGCATTCCCTAGCATGCTTTCCGCCCGCCTTAAACGAGTACTTTACGCAGAACAACCAGCCTACGGAGAAcaagcagcagctgaagaagGCCGTGGAAGAGGAATACCGAACCTGGACGTCCATGACCAACGAAAATGATATAATTGCGCACTTCCTGCGTCCAACTACAAATCCTTTATTCCTCTGCCTTCTGTTCAAAATAATTTGGGAGACGGAGAACATAAGCCCAGTGGCTTACAAGTACGTAACATTTTGATTTAAACATAATCGTTTCTCTGACCATTATTTCTTTTTAGAATCTTAGAGGGTATAAGCGCGAGAGCCTTGTCCACACACTTGCGCAAATTTTGTGACTATTTGGTGGCTGAGGTGGCTAGCTCATCGGATGGCCGCGACTTTATTCACAAGTGCGTCGACACGATTAACAACATGATCTGGAAGTTCAATGTTGTGACCATCGATAGGGTTGTGCTTTGCCTTGCTCTACGAACGCACGAGGGTAACGAGGCTCAAGTCTGCTTTTTGATAAtacagctgctgttgctaaAAGCCAGCGAGCTGAGAAATCGTGTTCAGGAGTTCTGCAAGGACAATAATCCTGATCACTGGAAGCAGAACAACTGGTAAGTAGCACATTTGATTTGGTTGGGAGCACAAAATCATAGTGTTTATCTTTCTTAGGCAGGACAAGCACTTGTCATTCCATCAAAAGTATCCTGAGAAGTTCGCCTTGGACGAGTCAGCTTCGCAGATTCCGCTGCCTGTGTACTTCAGCAATGTCTGCCTGCGATTTCTACCCGTTCTTGATGTGGTTGTGCACAGATTTATCGAACTTACAATTACAAATGTTCACCAGATATTGGGCTTCATTTTGGATCATCTGAGCATACTCTATAAGTTTCATGGTATGTTAAAAGTGGCTTTCAAGattttcaaaacattcaaaacTTTGAATTGCAGATCGTCCTATTACCTATCTGTACAACACTCTTCATTATTATGAGCGAATCTTACGTGATCGCCCTGCGCTAAAGAAGAAACTGGTAGGAGTTGTTATAAATATGATATTCATTTGTCTAATAAGCTGTGTTGTTCCAGGTTGGTGCTATTACCAGTGCCTTCAGTGAGATTCGTCCGCCCAACTGGAGTGTTAGTGAGCCGTATAAGGTGTATTTGCAAAGCCAAGACTCTCTTTGGACTCCTGAATTGAGCTACTATATGAGTTTGATCAGGAGACTTGCGGACAGTAAGCTAGGATTTGGAAATAGACTATGTTGTTTTCTTACATTCATATGTTCCCTCTTCATTTTGCAGCGATCAGTGGAAAGAATGTGTTTTATTCCACGGACTGGCGTTTCAATGAGTTTCCAAATGCCCCAACCCATGCGCTTTATGTGACCTGCGTGGAGCTGCTGGGTCTGCCGGTGGCACCGCCATTGGTGGCCAGCAACCTCATTGATGTTATAGTCAGCGGATATGCGGTTATTCCGCAGAAGGATATTCACAGCTATATCAATGCTGTGGGCATTGTCCTGGCTGCCTTGCCAGAGCCCTACTGGAGTGGCATATACGATCGCCTACAGGATATGCTCAACACACCCAATATGCTGAATTGGACCTACAGATTCAATGCCTTCGAGTTGTTTAACTTTAAGACAGTGCGCGAGGCAATGTTGGAGAAGACCTACGCCGTGGTGTTGGCAGTAGCGCACTCAGTGTTTCATCACATGGGCGCCTTTAAGCTGGCGGCAATGACCAGGTACCTCAAGGAGAAGCTAAAGCCGTGCGTGCGCACCGAGCAGCAATTGCTGTATCTGTGCCATGTCTTTGGACCATTCCTGCAGCGCATCGAGTTGGAAAAACCGAACGCTGTGGCTGGCATTGCCGTGTTGCTATACGAAATTCTCGAGATCGTGGACAAGCAACATGGTCCGAAGCCCTTGCAGTACATGGACCAGATTTGCGATTTCCTGTAAGCATATACAAAATATCCCTTGAAAAGGGACTAAGCCAATGTGCTTCTATCATTTCAGCTAccacattaaatatatacatgtGGGTAATATCATTAAGAACGAATCGGAAGCGATCATTAAGCGACTACGGCCCCTGCTGCAAATGCGTCTTAGGTTCATCACCCACCTTAACTTGGAGGATATTCACTCCGAAAAGATGTAAGAacaatttaaaacaaactCAAATTTGTGGTAAACATGATAAACTCTTTCAAATTTTAGCAACGACAATGCCAGCAGTAATGCTATAACAAGTAAAACGCAGTCCCCACTGCAAACCCatcagcagccgcagcaaccgcatcagcagccgcagcaaccgcatcagcaacaacagcaaccgcatcagcaacaacaacagcagcagcaacaacaacagcaacaacaacagcagcagcaacaacaaatgcagcagcaacaaatcaACGCAGTGCAAACAACCAGCGTTCCTCTGGGCAGCGGTGGCAGcctacagcagcagcagcaaatcaaccagcaacaacagatgTACATGCAgcacatgcagcagcagcagcatcagcacaTGCAAAACATGCGACACAACTAGACTTTGTGAGACTCTCAATTAAGTTTGAGCTGACATAACGACATAAGCCTAAGTTAAAAGTAGTATTATCTTATATTGTACCGCTTACTGCATTATTCATTTTCCATATAATGTGCAAAAAGTTCTCAGATATGTTAAGCAAAATACTAAGAAACTTCTTATAAATAACCCATGGCTGTTATCAGTGGGGCTCGCAACTGTCGGTCTAACTCCTCCTGCTAGCTTTTTGGATCAAAAGCTTGGCTTAGTAACTTGGCTTGGCTTAGTGAGTCAAGCTTAAAGCTTTTGTATGATCACCTGTAGTAGTTGATCTTGGCAATCTCGAATGGCGTTCTCAGTTGTGATCGCAGAGCACTGCTATGTATGCGCTTCCCGGAATCCAATGCCTGTTGCTGATTGTTTCAGTCAGCGTGGTGGCCGAGTACTGCGACAATGGGACGGGCGAGTGCAAGGAGCTGACTTCCACCGACTGCCCAGTGATATTCTACAACCAGCACCTGATTGGAGCCGAAGTCAAGTACTGCGACGAGTTCAACGACATTGTCTGCTGTCCCATACCGCTGGATCATCAGAATCTGAAGCCTGTCGAACAGACGAGGCCCTTTGAGAAGCGTGAGGAGTGACTGCAACCATTCCCTTCGATTTATGCCATCTGAATATGCACATTTTTCCAGAGTGCAAGCAGTACAATGAGGGCAGATCGGCCTGCCAGTCCACGCCCTTCATCGTGGGCGGCACAAAGGCATCCGGCAAAGAGTTCCCCTTCATGGCCCTAATCGGCACCCATCTGCCCAACAAGTCCGACATTAGTTGGGACTGTGGCGGCTCCGTGGTGCATCCCAAGTTCGTACTGACAGCGGCCCATTGCCTGGAGACGGACGAGTAAGTGGCTAGAGCTCCTCCTGAGTGATTCCCATTCAATTTGTGCGCTCAATTGCCAGGTCGAAGGCCGAACGACTGGACCTCAACTTTGATTCGCCCAAGTTTGTAGTTCGCCTGGGGGAGTTGGACTACAACAGCACCACCGATGATGCTCTGGTTCAGGACTTTCGGGTGGTCAACTATGTGGTGCACCCTGGCTATGACACCGAAGACGAGGAGCAGGGCTTTAAAAACGATATTGCCCTGGTGGAACTGGATCGAGCGGCTGAGTTCAATGATCATGTGGCGGCGGTTTGCCTTCCGCCAAGCAGCGGCAACGATGCTCAGCAGGTCACCGCCGCCGGCTGGGGATTCACCGCGGACGGGGTCAAGTCCTCCCACCTGCTGAAGGTCAACCTCCAGCGATTCAGCAACGAGGTGTGCCAGAAGCGCCTGCGCTTCAGCATCGATACACGCACCCAGTTCTGTGCCGGCTCCATGTCCACCCAAGCGGACACCTGCAACGGTGACTCCGGAGGCCCTATCTTCGTGCAGCATCCGCTGTATCCGTGTCTGAAGCAGGTGATCGGGATTGTCTCGTATGGATTGGTTTGTGGCTCCCAAGGACTCCCGAGTGTCTACACAAAAGTCCATCTGTACACCGACTGGATCGAGAGCATCGTGTGGGGCCATTGATTGCGCTGGAATAGTCAGGAGTCGTAATAAGCTAGCAAACAGTAAATCAtcttaaaatacaaatattttaaataaatactaaaattacttggaaatatttatgaattcaAATCAGCATTTTGGGGACCCTGAAACCTAAGCCGAGCTCTCGGCGTTGCCAGATCCGGTGAGAAACGAGCGCAGAGAGAGCTTCGCGCAGAGCTTTAGGTGAGAGCGCCGGGCTCACCTGCTGAGCAGCTCGCCTGCATTCCGCTCCGATCGATCCGCTCAGTTTCGATCGAGACGCACTGGAGTGCGGACGTGTGGTGCGCTTGAGTCTGCGATTTCCTGCGGTGTCGTCGCATTTTTCGTGCCTTCCGGAGCGTGGATCCCCTGGATTTTTGTGGTCGTTGTGCAAGTGCGCGGCAGTCACGTACAGCCGTTGCAACAAAGTACGAgaaatcttaacaaaaaaaaaaacacattgtAACAGACGAACAAATCCGGCAGAAGTAACCAAATCA
This genomic window contains:
- the LOC120446168 gene encoding mediator of RNA polymerase II transcription subunit 23 produces the protein MDMETQVIDTVNEFLKVDSIDEAFVSVIVFKPNSEHERATSFANDLVTAFGNVAQENREQVLRLYLLRAAGASGYHIKVLMAALVKLVDAHVITARMLCDKVLLCEKLDFEHKTFWIESFRLIKRVIVQVDYKGVREIMKVCRDKAQWFPLNVNVTYMPQLLAVEDILRFIFDRNNCLLPAYFIANEIMRPFPYHWKLNRLMTDFVEEFRTTAQMVSIIGHASMLPIVEHFGYADHMMNSWRLDHNTLKFNFKGSLPYEPELLEEQKPLLRYVLEQPYSREMVSQMLNLQKHQKQRYNALEEQLVNLIVQAMEMTEANDATAGSGFNSSDEQITPYEWVWLHLSSQLIYFVLFQFVSFMHIVLALHEKLSKLELRKGRDQLMWILLQFISGSIQKNPITNFLPVFRLFDLLYPELEPLKLPDINKSSMVRHMAPICVWIHLMKKARVENMNITRPLPIALKNHYDFLQHLVTANTMMNMTLGNDFRIILICNAYSTNQEYFGRPMGLLLDALNGTSKSPNGGQIPAVTFSVTVLDSLTVHSKMSLIHSFVTQMLKQAQTKGQVPAAALLETYARLLVYTEIESLGIKGFLSQLMPTVFKHHAWAMLHTLMEMFSYRLHHVPTHYRVQLLSLLHSLSSVPQTNKMQLNLCFESTALRLITSIGSAEFQPQFSRYFNDKSPGAVASNESEELNRVLILTLARSMHVHGGGDEMQGWCKDFLSNIIQHTPHSWPMHSLACFPPALNEYFTQNNQPTENKQQLKKAVEEEYRTWTSMTNENDIIAHFLRPTTNPLFLCLLFKIIWETENISPVAYKILEGISARALSTHLRKFCDYLVAEVASSSDGRDFIHKCVDTINNMIWKFNVVTIDRVVLCLALRTHEGNEAQVCFLIIQLLLLKASELRNRVQEFCKDNNPDHWKQNNWQDKHLSFHQKYPEKFALDESASQIPLPVYFSNVCLRFLPVLDVVVHRFIELTITNVHQILGFILDHLSILYKFHDRPITYLYNTLHYYERILRDRPALKKKLVGAITSAFSEIRPPNWSVSEPYKVYLQSQDSLWTPELSYYMSLIRRLADTISGKNVFYSTDWRFNEFPNAPTHALYVTCVELLGLPVAPPLVASNLIDVIVSGYAVIPQKDIHSYINAVGIVLAALPEPYWSGIYDRLQDMLNTPNMLNWTYRFNAFELFNFKTVREAMLEKTYAVVLAVAHSVFHHMGAFKLAAMTRYLKEKLKPCVRTEQQLLYLCHVFGPFLQRIELEKPNAVAGIAVLLYEILEIVDKQHGPKPLQYMDQICDFLYHIKYIHVGNIIKNESEAIIKRLRPLLQMRLRFITHLNLEDIHSEKINDNASSNAITSKTQSPLQTHQQPQQPHQQPQQPHQQQQQPHQQQQQQQQQQQQQQQQQQQQMQQQQINAVQTTSVPLGSGGSLQQQQQINQQQQMYMQHMQQQQHQHMQNMRHN
- the LOC120446171 gene encoding serine protease snake yields the protein MYALPGIQCLLLIVSVSVVAEYCDNGTGECKELTSTDCPVIFYNQHLIGAEVKYCDEFNDIVCCPIPLDHQNLKPVEQTRPFEKQCKQYNEGRSACQSTPFIVGGTKASGKEFPFMALIGTHLPNKSDISWDCGGSVVHPKFVLTAAHCLETDESKAERLDLNFDSPKFVVRLGELDYNSTTDDALVQDFRVVNYVVHPGYDTEDEEQGFKNDIALVELDRAAEFNDHVAAVCLPPSSGNDAQQVTAAGWGFTADGVKSSHLLKVNLQRFSNEVCQKRLRFSIDTRTQFCAGSMSTQADTCNGDSGGPIFVQHPLYPCLKQVIGIVSYGLVCGSQGLPSVYTKVHLYTDWIESIVWGH